The proteins below are encoded in one region of Polynucleobacter sp. AP-Elch-400A-B2:
- a CDS encoding glycosyltransferase — protein MPSNMITVVIASYKYGHLAAHCIESVLSQTQAPARILFVDDGAHDCGHLPSLYPDIEYILRPQNLGTVDNFHDLLMRVNTEYVLFIGADNWLRSDAIELLSDAHADIVTYDIVVTGELKEEIHDRVPGETRSHQGDLYWDREGKHHGSMMYRTSLGQQVGYKERYADGIHPQEDWNLWDKMREQGATVASLNEGLLYYRRHRENFLKYDHLVDDLEEEA, from the coding sequence ATGCCCAGCAATATGATTACTGTCGTTATCGCCTCTTATAAGTACGGCCACCTTGCAGCACACTGCATAGAGTCCGTGCTATCTCAAACACAAGCCCCCGCCAGAATTCTATTTGTCGATGATGGGGCGCATGATTGCGGCCACTTACCAAGCTTATATCCCGATATTGAATATATTCTCAGACCACAGAATTTAGGTACTGTGGATAATTTCCATGATTTACTCATGAGGGTCAATACGGAATACGTTCTGTTCATTGGCGCTGACAATTGGCTCAGATCCGATGCAATTGAGCTGCTATCTGATGCTCATGCAGATATCGTTACTTATGACATCGTTGTTACAGGCGAATTAAAAGAAGAGATTCATGATCGTGTTCCTGGCGAGACTAGGTCTCACCAAGGAGATCTCTACTGGGATCGCGAAGGAAAGCACCATGGTTCGATGATGTACCGAACCTCACTGGGTCAACAAGTAGGCTACAAGGAAAGATATGCCGATGGCATTCATCCGCAAGAGGACTGGAATCTTTGGGACAAAATGCGCGAGCAGGGCGCCACTGTAGCCAGCCTGAATGAAGGCCTTTTATACTACAGAAGACATCGTGAAAATTTTCTAAAGTATGACCATCTCGTTGACGATCTTGAGGAAGAGGCTTAA
- a CDS encoding ABC transporter ATP-binding protein: MNSARTLLSIQALEIDYPSQDGQGRVTAVKDLNLDLAQGEIGCLLGSSGCGKSTVLRAICGFEPVKAGKILLRDQVVSSTSTHIQPNQRKVGMVFQDFALFPHLNVLENIAFGLQHLSNKERSVVAMEWLKRVSLADKADAYPHELSGGQQQRVALARAMAPEPDLILLDEPFSSLDIELRERLAGEMREILKANNITALLVTHDQFEAFAIADKVGVMTDGNVLQWDVPYELYHKPANRYIADFIGRGVFLKGIVQANNKVKIELGELDLEEDRSAEAGKEIDVLLRADDIVHDDHSTLLAEVVRKTFRGADFLYTLKLASGVEIFAFVPSHHDHAIGEKIGIHLVADHVVTFTNEALPTH; encoded by the coding sequence ATGAACTCTGCTCGCACCCTACTTTCGATTCAAGCACTAGAAATCGACTACCCCAGTCAAGATGGTCAAGGTCGTGTTACTGCGGTTAAAGACCTTAATCTCGATCTGGCTCAAGGTGAGATTGGCTGCTTATTAGGCTCATCTGGCTGTGGAAAATCTACCGTCTTGAGAGCTATTTGTGGGTTTGAGCCTGTTAAAGCAGGGAAAATTCTCCTGCGTGATCAGGTGGTGAGCTCAACCTCTACTCATATCCAACCAAATCAAAGAAAAGTAGGCATGGTCTTTCAGGACTTCGCTCTCTTTCCCCATCTCAATGTTTTAGAGAATATTGCCTTTGGCTTGCAACACCTATCAAACAAGGAAAGATCTGTAGTTGCCATGGAGTGGCTTAAGAGGGTGTCGCTAGCAGATAAGGCAGATGCATATCCTCATGAGCTCAGTGGCGGCCAACAACAGCGTGTGGCACTGGCTAGGGCAATGGCACCGGAACCAGATTTAATTTTGCTAGATGAGCCCTTCTCTAGTTTGGATATTGAACTGAGAGAGCGTCTTGCAGGCGAGATGCGAGAAATCCTCAAAGCAAACAACATTACCGCCCTGCTAGTCACACACGATCAATTTGAAGCCTTTGCTATTGCCGATAAGGTCGGCGTTATGACGGATGGCAATGTATTGCAGTGGGATGTCCCTTACGAGCTCTATCACAAGCCAGCCAATCGCTATATTGCTGACTTTATTGGTCGCGGTGTGTTTCTAAAAGGTATCGTCCAAGCTAACAACAAAGTCAAAATTGAATTAGGTGAGCTTGACCTGGAAGAAGATCGTAGCGCTGAAGCTGGAAAAGAAATCGACGTACTCCTGCGCGCTGATGATATTGTGCATGATGATCACAGCACCTTGTTAGCAGAGGTTGTACGTAAGACCTTTAGGGGAGCCGACTTCTTGTACACCCTCAAGCTCGCTTCAGGTGTTGAAATTTTTGCTTTTGTACCCAGCCACCATGATCATGCGATTGGTGAAAAGATTGGCATACACCTGGTAGCCGATCACGTTGTGACTTTTACCAATGAGGCATTGCCGACTCACTAG
- a CDS encoding iron ABC transporter permease — protein sequence MNRIVVPLALLLFLPLFGLAAPFLFPGKELLATGTLSHLWNFVLGGYIASTLVLIFGVGVGVFILGVGNAWIIASYDFPGKKIFEWALILPLAVPTYVMAYLFVDLLQFSGPIQSTLRAALGVDALWFFPDPRSLSGAIWSFSFCLFPYVYLITRTAFLERSGRLIEVSETLGYSPLQGFVKLVLPMARPAIFAGMALALMEVLADFGAVSYFGVQTFATGIFKAWLSFGDRIAAVQLALGLLSFVLLIFFIEQSSRSKLRFASATRSKPLAKSLEGKKAFFAFAFCGATLLCGFLIPAFALLQLLFKQGLTIDVRYLDWLSNSLLVSILTALISVALAVFFAYSVRMNARLSWVNRLLGFGYALPGAVLAIGILSFLEIFQLAWWMSASILVLIYAYLVRFLSSSLQSVEAGLARLTPSMDASAALLGLSKAQILKRVHVPLLKRSLITAGLFVFVDVMKELPATLLLRPFNFDTLAVATYQLAADERLAELALPSLTIVLVGLFPVLLLSRVISKS from the coding sequence ATGAATCGTATTGTGGTGCCACTTGCCCTGTTGTTATTTTTGCCCCTCTTTGGCCTGGCAGCACCTTTCCTATTCCCCGGGAAGGAGTTATTAGCTACCGGCACCCTCAGTCATTTATGGAACTTTGTGCTGGGTGGCTATATTGCCTCGACCTTAGTGCTTATTTTTGGTGTCGGAGTGGGAGTCTTTATCCTCGGGGTAGGTAATGCTTGGATCATTGCGAGCTATGATTTTCCAGGGAAGAAAATATTTGAGTGGGCTCTCATTCTGCCTTTGGCAGTGCCCACTTATGTCATGGCCTACCTCTTCGTTGATCTCTTGCAGTTTTCGGGTCCGATACAGAGTACGCTGCGTGCTGCACTGGGAGTTGATGCACTCTGGTTCTTTCCGGATCCAAGATCCCTGAGTGGGGCTATTTGGTCTTTTTCATTCTGCCTCTTTCCTTATGTTTATCTTATTACCCGTACAGCATTCTTAGAGCGTAGTGGTCGATTGATAGAGGTTTCAGAAACACTGGGCTACAGTCCGCTTCAAGGTTTTGTGAAATTGGTATTGCCTATGGCAAGGCCAGCCATCTTTGCGGGTATGGCGCTGGCGCTGATGGAGGTGCTGGCTGATTTTGGTGCCGTCTCTTACTTTGGTGTGCAGACTTTTGCAACTGGCATCTTTAAGGCTTGGCTCTCATTTGGAGACCGAATAGCGGCAGTGCAGCTTGCCTTAGGGCTCTTAAGTTTTGTCTTACTGATTTTCTTTATCGAGCAAAGTAGTCGCTCCAAATTACGTTTTGCCTCTGCAACTCGGAGTAAGCCACTCGCGAAGTCTCTGGAAGGCAAGAAAGCTTTTTTTGCGTTTGCATTTTGTGGCGCTACGCTCTTGTGCGGATTTTTGATACCTGCATTTGCGCTCTTGCAATTACTCTTCAAGCAAGGCCTCACGATCGATGTTCGATATCTAGATTGGCTGAGTAATTCTTTATTAGTTTCGATTCTGACGGCGCTCATCTCGGTAGCGTTAGCCGTTTTCTTTGCTTACTCCGTGCGCATGAATGCACGCTTAAGTTGGGTTAATCGATTGCTGGGCTTTGGTTATGCTTTACCCGGTGCGGTCTTAGCCATTGGCATCCTTTCTTTTCTAGAAATCTTTCAGCTTGCTTGGTGGATGTCTGCCAGCATCCTAGTGCTGATCTATGCCTACCTAGTCCGCTTTCTTTCTTCTAGTTTGCAGAGTGTAGAAGCTGGTCTAGCGCGCCTCACTCCATCGATGGATGCTTCAGCAGCACTCTTGGGTCTTTCTAAAGCGCAGATTTTGAAGCGGGTTCATGTGCCCCTACTTAAGCGCAGTCTGATTACTGCAGGCCTCTTTGTCTTTGTCGACGTTATGAAAGAATTGCCAGCAACGCTTTTATTGCGCCCATTTAACTTTGATACCTTGGCTGTCGCAACCTATCAGTTGGCTGCAGATGAGCGCCTTGCTGAACTGGCATTACCTTCCTTAACCATTGTTTTAGTTGGACTTTTTCCAGTATTGCTGCTTTCAAGGGTCATTTCCAAATCCTAA
- a CDS encoding YggT family protein: MLIQIANLLLQVLVSIVAGACLLRCYLQWLAFNLGSGQSRTIGAYVLPLSNWIVIPLRKIVPSLGRLDVASFLAAYLLVAGKIAILLLLSGADLTNISWLLLALIDLVDLILSGLVGLVFASVILSWVSAGSQIQYLVSLLVDPLLMPIRKAMPNFGVLDLSPLLLLLILQVLQIVVSNLR, from the coding sequence ATGTTGATACAAATCGCTAACCTTCTCCTCCAAGTCCTCGTGAGCATTGTCGCGGGAGCATGTCTCCTGAGGTGCTATCTCCAGTGGCTCGCCTTTAATCTCGGGTCAGGCCAAAGCAGAACCATCGGCGCATATGTGCTTCCACTGAGTAATTGGATCGTGATCCCACTTCGCAAGATAGTCCCAAGCCTTGGTCGCCTTGATGTCGCTAGCTTTTTAGCCGCCTACCTACTGGTTGCAGGAAAGATTGCAATCCTTTTATTACTATCAGGAGCTGATCTAACCAACATCTCGTGGCTCCTATTGGCCTTAATCGATTTAGTGGATCTGATACTTTCGGGATTAGTTGGCTTGGTTTTTGCAAGCGTCATTCTCTCTTGGGTTAGTGCTGGCTCCCAGATACAGTATTTGGTCTCGCTACTGGTTGACCCTCTACTGATGCCAATCAGAAAAGCAATGCCCAACTTTGGAGTCCTAGATTTATCACCTCTTCTGCTGCTGCTTATCCTGCAAGTTTTGCAGATTGTAGTGAGCAATCTGAGGTAG